One Solenopsis invicta isolate M01_SB chromosome 15, UNIL_Sinv_3.0, whole genome shotgun sequence genomic window, TTCTCTTTTGTGCTTACTTTATATAGTACATAGGCATTTGTTAAAGCCAAATCAACtaagtggaaaaaaaaattttggtaccATTTCGTTGATTTCCTGATGATTTCTGTCAGAGATAGTCGCCTATCAATATTGTCGATACCTCCCATGTTTTGATTATATTCATGAATACAAACTGGTTTTATGATTTTTTCTCCAGTCCAATGCTTTTTACcagtaaaacaaaatttgactTCATGGACTGACGTAATCATGTATACTTCTTTCTTATCTATCCATTTCATGACTAACCAGACGTCATTGTGACCAATCTGTATTTCACCtctatttagtttattttttagatttggCATTCCTTTTCTATTCTTTCTTACAGTTCCACACATTCCTGTATCACGGTCGTGTAGAAATTCAGCCAGCTGTGGAGATGAGTACCAATTATCTATATAGATAACGTGACCTTTGCCAAAATATGACTTTAGGAAATGAGCTACAATGTCACCAGAAATACCCAAACCAAACTTTTTGTAATCGGTATTTGAGCCTGTATATACAATGAAATCCATCAAAAATCCAGTCTCGCAATCAACAAGTTTAAACAGTTTGATACCGAAACGGTTCCATTTCAATGGTAAATATTGTTTGAACTTTAGCCTCCCTTTCCGTAAAACCAAACTTTTGTCAATGCAAAGATTTTTCCCTGGTTTTATACTATTAGAGAACTTATTTTTTAGATCGTCAATTataggttttatttttttcaaaggatgATCCACTATTTCTTCGTTGtttgaaaaatgcaaatatcgcaaaatttGTTCATATCTATTTCGGGGCATGATATTCCCAAAAAATGGAGTGGCTAACAAAGGATCTGTACTCAAGTAATTTTTAAGAATGCCTTTTTGAACATGTCCCATATTGATTGTAAGTCCCAAGAAAATTCGTAATTCATCTACTGTTATTGGTTTTCAGGATTTCATTTTTGAACGCAAGGGTTCAGGATTTTGCTCCTGATAAAGGTTAGTTTCCATTGTTATAATTTCTACAAGAGTCGaattgaagaaaatttcaaaatagtttAATGGAGTATCACCTTGAACAAGAATACTATCGCAAATACCGGATAGACCCGTAAAATCTTTTATAGAAGGATAAAATGAACTGTCGTAAAATATATCAGGATATTCTTTATCGATATCATAGGGTAAATCAGTATTTATATCTTCAGATGCACCAATCATATCTCGTTCATCATCAGATTCATTTGATTCTGATTCGCCACTACTCCAGGCTACAGATTCAGCGTccattattattgcaaaattagaTTTTGAATAATTAGCTTATTTGCGATTTTTCAATGGTGAAAATGTCCACCGGTCGGTCGGTTTTGGACtcttattcttcttctttattatttccCGTTTCCAGAATTACGAGGACGATACGACCATTCTTCAAAACCTGTATTAGAAATCAAAGTACGGAAACAGCAGCGGTTGTCCCGGCAAGCCGATTGTGACGGTTACAAAACGGTTAGTAACAGAGGTTTCGGATTCCTCTGATGGGAACGCAACTCGTGTGGGGGAGGAGGGGATGGGAGTAGGTGGTGGGAGAAGAGCGGGAGGGGGAGGAGTGGGtggaagggggagggggtgtTTCGAACCTTCTGTGCATGTTTTTGAGTGTTTAAGTGAATTATTCCAAAGCGTCTATATTTAGATTTTCCGGCCGTCTAAAGgttaaaaataactgtttaGTCCGATAAccgttatttttcaaatttaatattattgaagttatttttcaataacgATTACTCAGTAACACATAACGAAATAACGGCCCATTAGTACTGACACGTTTTAACTGATGAAGTAGAATCAGTTACTGAAATAAATCGGTGAGCTTCGGCAACAGGATTGGCAGGGAAAGTTCAGTGAATGGAAAAAACCATGATAAATTCCGGATTCTACCGTTCCGGACTTTATCCCATGAACTGGCAAAAGCTAAAGAAATGActattaaatactaaaatacatttacatgttttatacaaaaaaaacatttttactgtaattaataaattattcataaaataaatcaatactACTGTTATTATTGACAGACatcttataataaaatcttttcaataataatttaaaaagcagGGCTAATGAGTCACAACGCGGTTGTTGGTGCGCAGTAGTAAATCTTCCGTGTTTATTAAACAACTTCCATTCGATTGGTACGAACGTTtcatctcgatttttttttatttaaatttaatttaaatttaaattttaaaaaatctttttaaaattcaaattaatatatacatatgtaaattacaattttctagaacataaattttagaatagaaactaaagagatataaatattattatatttggtattaatttttaaagtaatgagaaaaataataataaaattaaaaatttttaccaatcACATACATCTGATTTATGTTTACTACTAGCATTCtacaaaaaaaactaatttgtttacatccattcttaatttattacgaattttgttttgaataaaGTCGTCGGACAACTATGTAAATATACGACGAAATTAGTGAAATCTTCGCGCAAACTTTTCTTATATAATGCCATAAACGGAGACTTTCTTACGGAGGGTATAGAATTTTCCATACCCAAAGCTCCTGTGAGTGTGAAATTCCACacccagagagagagagggagagagagagagaattcggagtatttaaaaaaatattttaatttttaataaattttaaaaaattttaaatgatttgaCAAAAACAGTATTTGATTGGGGTGCCCATGTTACACGTTATAACATAtccaataaaaaaagatatttatgtattattgaaACCACTCATTTCTTTCCCGTTTGAATGAAGAACTGCATGCCAAAAAAAGTCTCCGTCTCTGTATAATGCTTTCTATCACGTTCTCTCTCATTGAATTTTATCCATGGAAGTTTCTCGCAATTTTACAGGCATTtaaattatgctacattttatttttttctaaaaagaagTACAAATATATGTTTTACTCACATACATACAGCTTGTCATATTATATTGTCTACAGATCTTTCAACACTGTATTTAAGTACttatgtttattgtttattgttgagctaattatttaacatgaataattcaaaaagtacaTTAGAATATAAGGTAGACATAAAGATACTACGTCTAAGTATGTTGACTTTATTCTATTGATAATAATAAGCAGAAATGTATTGTTTGTGAAATATTAGTATGTACAAAAGCCCCACGACTGAAACAGTATCTTTAAAAGGGTTAAAAGATTACCCTATAAgcgttaaaatatttctagaatatacgaatattattaaaaattaaaataatgttccaagaattattcaatatttttaatattattttaatattataagaatattgtaTGAATGTTATgttcgtttttatataatattcgtaataCATTCTTTCAATAttcgtggaatattataaaaatgttctacgaatattatttcgattaaaaattaatgtgaattattatgcataaaatattcataaattttataattattatatttaagagtTATAATACtcctgataatttaaaatattaaagtaaatagtattatttactctttatataatattcatataatattatcatgaATCAACATataactactttttattaatattaattaatgtttcaagaatataatttaatattaaataatattgcagcgTTTATAGGGCAAGAGCCAAACGCCATgctattgaattaaaatttttatttacattctgCGTGTGCCACTATAGAATATAACACCTCTGTAGAGTATATACACAAAAAAACATGCCAACTGTTCAATTCCTAAGGCCAATATTCATAGTCAAGTCTCATATTTAAGATTGTGTTAAGTACAATCTTAATATGTTATCAAGCAATCAGAGAACCATATGAGGATATTAAGGCattacttaagacggtcttCAAATAAGAATCAACTATGAATATTAGCCCAAAAGGTTTACAAAGGTATCAATACAGCTCAACACTCGGCTATTAACCTTAAGGCCGACAATGAAACTGAAAGCTACGTTAATTCTtcgaattttgttctaaaactcCAGAGACATATTCTTGATggattcaaatattaaattatgcaaaaaaattttgatttttttatccatTGCATAACCTTCCCCCttaaacgtttatatatttaacataaatatgtaaactaaaaaaatttaatcaaattgaagaatttagtcaaattaacaattttttcaatgaacGTGTATTAGTTAGATGTACAAAGATTTTGCTTCTAtaaatcataatattattaatccttAAGATTCCATCATAGATCGTGTTCAACTGATTTTTATTCATGGAAGTTTCTCGTAATTTCACAGGCATTtaaattatgctacattttatttttttctaaaaagaagTACAAACATATGTTTTACTCATATACATACAGCAtcgaaaatttagaaatgtctcaaaaatattttaactaaaaagtGAAACATTTCATAAAGGCGAAATATTTCTGAGATGTCTCTGGGATAGCAAAATGTTCACGATTCTTGCATTTGAAATCTTGCAGAAAAATATCTGAAAGgtcactgaaaaaaattttcaatttttctgaaatattaccaattgtaatatcattttattttatcaaataatttccaaataacatgtaaatattatattaatattctgtgaatatttattaaaaatattcgaaTATTCTATAGAATGTACGAAAAATGTACTTAAATATGAATAGTATGTTAGATATTTAAAcagtaaaactataaatattctataatcatacatagaatattttatacgtatattttcaTACGGAACATTTTACAAATActctataaaattatgagtaattttttgttatatatatatatatatatatatatatatatatattagaagtacaaattgaaaaccgccgttttttgtcaaaatttgaggattgattgttgaaaaatggttatatacttattcttgaaagtattgtccatcgccactactttctcccacctttcgggcagcatacgaatcccgcgtcgaaaaaactgctcgtcttttgtggcgatccacgaatcgacccagtttttggcctcttcgtaataatggaagtgctgctcagccaggtcatgcgccattgatcggaacaaatGGTAATCTGAAgaggcgatgtcaggagaatatggcggatgaggtaagacgtcccatttcaatgtttccagataagttttaacgacctgagcaacatgtgaccgagcgttgtcgtgcagcaacatcactttttcgtatCTTTgttcgtattgtggccgtttttcctgcaatgctcggctcaaacgcattagttgtgttcggtagcgagctcctgtgatggtttcacccggttgcaacagctcataataaatcacgccgagctggtcccaccaaatacacagcatgagcttcgagccatggatgtttggcttggccgtcgatgttgatgcatggccgcggtagccccacgatttttttcgctttggattatcataatggatccactttttaTCGCCgattacaatacgatgcagaaaacccttccgtttttgccgttggagcagctgttcgcacgcgaaaaaacgccgttcgacgtctctcggctttaattcgtatagCACCCAGtatccatgcttttggatcattcccatggttttcaaacgatgtgaaatagcttgttgagtcacgctcaatgaatctgcaagctcctgttgcgtttgagatgaatcttcattcagtaatgtttccaattgtgcgtcttcaaactttttcacctgtccggaacgctccttgtcttctacgccgaaatcactaCTTTTGAAgtgttggaaccattctcgacacgttctttcactaatggaagcctcaccataagtttttacaatcattcgacgcgcctcagccgcagattttttcgaattgaaggcaaaaagcaaaacttcccgcaaatgacgcttattgggcacaaatttcgacattttcgatcacaaaaaaatatataatgccgataaaaattcacaactgcaatgataaggaattgttgccagatgcccaaccttacatttaaaatttttgatctaacgtttgatgccagcatttaccgctgtcgccatctactggaaaacggcggttttcaatttgtactcctaatatatatatatatatatatatatatatatatatatatatatatttaaatgtatatagatacatgttaaaattatatagatacatgttatacatatatatatatatatatatatatttgatatatatatatataacaaaaaattactcataattttatagagTATTTGTAAAATGTTCCGTAtgaaaatatacgtataaaatattctatgtatgattataaaatatttatatagttttactGTTTAAATATCTAACATACTATTCATATTTAAGTACATTTTTCGTACATTCTATAGAATAttcgaatatttttaataaatattcacagaatctatatacattttacaatatacatttacacatatatatatatatatatatatatatatatatatatttgtaaaatgtatataGATAAACACATTACTTGCTGTGCTGATGGCTTCGTTCGGCAGAAAAGTAATTCTGGAACGATAACtattatctgaaattatattgtaatattttttaatgtaattatacttATACATTTAAATGACTAAAGGCAAAAACCGATCATATTAATGAGACTTACATTAATTCTCTTCTCTTTGAGTtggatttgttttttttttgcacaaatatttgttaatattgacATTTGAATATACGCAAGAATAACTTTGTCTTGCTGATAAACTGTTGGCAGTACATACACATTGTTGCATCGTTGCTGCATTATATATTGATACCTGTGTGTTGCCTCAATGTCAGTAAATTTattgaagataaataaaatgCGACAAGTTGACAGCATAATCGCAAATTTGCCCAATTTTGCTTAGACACACGTTTgattatttcaaactttttattgcTGCTCTGAACTGCAGTAGAATTCTTATAAGGCCTCGAAGATTCGTTTTTTATTGCTAAACTAGTGTACATTCGCtgtacttaaaatgaaataagtatatgtgtttaaaatttgatgaaaacaagaaggaaagTTTctgcaacaaaaataatatacgtaTCTTTTGATACATTTGTTATGTAAAGTTTATTcttttcgattaaattttctACGTCTTCAATTATTCTCTTTTTCCTCTTCATTAGAGAATAGATAAACGATGCAAGGGATTCAGTTAAAAAGAATAGATTTAGTTCCGTAGATTGGCAGCAGAAAGTAGGAGTAGAACTTTCTGTTCTCAGCAGAGTTTGCTCTATCATTAATTTGCTGTTAAATTATGTTGGCAGATTCTGTCAGAGCAAAACTTGAAGTTACGAACTCATTTGACGTCAATTTGCTAACAATTTCTGATCAAGTTTGCTACCAATTTATCGGCATATCGCAGAGTTTACTTATTGGATTATAACTCTCTTTCATACAGGTCTTTAACAGAATGAAGGAAGAGAAGCAAACTGATTTATTCAAAAAGCTAATCGCAGTTGCCGGAGACGTCGGGGAAGAAAATTTGGGATTGTCTTCACAGGATCGAGCGACCCTAATAAATACAATAGAAGTTGTTTTCCATTCAGCCGCTACATTGGACTTCGAAGCCGATCTAAAAACTACTACAAACATTAATTTGTTAGGAACCCGCAGGCTCGTTCAGCTCTGtcaagagataaaaaatttcaaggtAAACCGGTTTTTGAAGAAAGAGTTTTTcacaaatagaattaaaattcatattGCATACTCTTTCTGCGTTTTCCGCAAATAGAGCATGTTTATTGACGTTTATATTTGCCTTGacgatttcttttatttaatgtttttaggCGCTTGTTCATGTTTCCAGTGCGTATGTTAATTCAGTGTTGCACGACGTCGATGAGATAGTGTATCCCGCGCCGGCGGATGTAAATTCGTTTCTCAAGCTGGTTGACACACTGGACGATGCTGCCTTAATTGCCAAAACGccagaaatattaaaagatcATCCGAATCCTTACACGTTCACCAAACATTTGGCGGAACACGAAGTAGTAAACGGAGGCCTTCCAACAACTATTATTCGTCCCTCGATGAGtaaattcaagtttttattatatatacatatacatacatatataatgtgtgatacaattaaatttacataagagagaaaaaaattaccaaataaaaaactacatttttatatataaagtattaaatttatttgatgatccatattgtaattattttgttatttagagtaatccaatttttaaaaatcacaatctaatgtaatataaaaattaattaatttcaaaattaacttttaatttaactttgttaatttaatattaatacaacttttaaatgagttttttgtttatgtaatttttaaagtgaCTACATTTTATAAAACCTTTAATTTAGTTTAGAAAATAGATTAACTTATCCAGtcttaatatttagtaataggATCATGGAAAGAGCCAGTTCCAGGATGGACGATATCAAAAAACGGACCACAAGGCTTCTTATTAGGTGCCAGTAAGGGCATTGTGAGAAGATTGCCAGTTGCAAAGAATCTCGTTTATGATTATATTCCAGTAGATATAGTAGTTAACAGTATAATTGTTGCGGCCTATAATATCGACCGTAGCAGGTAATTCTGGAAAgagaaattttactttatagaAAACATGCGCTTActttgaattataatatttaaatttacttatcTGTAATTTTAGCGATAAAGGATTACAGGTGTACCATTGCACATCTAGCACGTGCCAACCTTTCAAATGGgaatatgtagaaaataatataaacaactATTTACACAAGTATCCGTTACGCAGCGCCGTTTGGTATCCGTATCTCAAGTTTTTACCGTcgctctttttatttaaaatctccGCCATTTTTGTTCACTTCATTCCTGCTTACATTTTGGATGCGATTACCCGATTATGCGGAGGCCGTCCTATGTAAGGTTCAATATTTCACGTAAAATATAAAGTGTCTAAAGTCTGTTCCATCGTCTATATTTCGTaaatgattcaaaattatgaaaaaccatAAAATAtcccaaataaaaataattttaactggGATATTTTATGGTTTTTCTGttgtttttatgttatttttttgcaaaagcagtctataaaaaatatcagaaaaatttctctataaattatattagcaGAGAAATCGACGAGAAACTGcagacaaaattgtaaaaaaaaatgtgagagTCAGTGACAAGGGTGATAAAAAGGGTCAGTAAAAAGACTTGTTTTTTGACCCATTTCTTGGacctcgaatttcaaacttttctttatgctaaataatattatataatgaaacattaatcccagaaaattttgaagatgagcataagcgcggttccggagatataaagggttgaaagtgatggtttctcataacacagggcgctgtttttagatttttttttctgttgtttgaataaaaatgaccATTTCCcattgtatttttgcgcgctggaCACGAATCttgtaagcaaattgctctatcacgtcagatttcttagaaaagtgtcaaaaatgattatttttacctcatcattaaaaaaaatctatttctatctatctaaaaaatatatataacggagtgaaatattgtttcttttggATTTTTATCCTGGATTGAAATATGAAGCATCCGTCAGCAGTTTTGAACTATGAGAAGTATAACATCTCAGTTGAAGAACCTACATTGATTAAGCCGCATATGAAATCTCGTTATTGTGGTGGTCAGTAccactacatttttattttgatagatAAAGCAAAAACTGGACGAGATTCTATTCGTGAGTACTATTGTACTTGTCAAAGTAGTGCTCGGACTGCAGGTTGTTGCAGTCAAGTAATGACAATTGTATGGTTCCTTGGATTTGCTCAATATTATGAGATACAAATACCTAATCCTGAAATATGCAATGTATCTATCACGATTCATTAAACAACCCTGCATAGTGAGAGACATGAAAACTCTCAGTAGAAAAGCATCTCGATCCGTGAAAGGCGGTGTCACTTCAACTCTATCTATCTCGGGGAGTTTTCATACTAGAGGAAAACTAAGGTCATATTTCAATTCaggataaaaatccataagaaacaatgtttaaatttatatatatatatatatatatatatatatatataaatttaaacattgtttcttatggatttttatcctGAATTGAAATATGACCTTAGttttcctatatatatatatatatatatatatatatatatatatatatatatatatatatatacattttagatagatagaaatagatttttttttaatgatgaggtgaaaatgatcatttttgacatttttctaagaaatctgacgtgatagagcaatttgcttaccagattcgtgttcagcgcgcaaaaatacagtgggaaatggtaacttttatttaaacaacagaaaaaaaatgtaaaaacggcgccctgtgttatgagaaatcatcactttcaaccctttatatctccggAACCGCGTTTATGCTCATCTTCAAATGtttctgggattaatgttccattatatagtactatttagcataaagaaaagtttgaaattcgaggtccaagaaatgggcCAATTTTAATGACCCTCTTTGTAGGCAATATTGTAGAGAAATTGGAAGAAGCATTTCTATGCACTTTCTGTTAAATCTATTtgcagaaaaattgaaaagaaattaaagacaAAACAAACAAACACAAATTTTCGCAGAATTTGTAGAGAATATTGTTAAGCAATTTctcagtattttttttacaagatctATCTGGAAAGAAATTAAGAGGAAAGTAATGGCAATTTTTTTAGTGCAATCACAgtataaaaagtaaagaaagaaaggaaaaagtacagagatatttttaaagaaatttctttgcATTTTCTCTGCAAAACctatttgtagaaaaatataagaaaaacagAAGATTTTTGAGCAATACGCGGTACTGCTCGAAACAGCGGAGAAATATGCAgagaaatttacagaaaaatttgcagagaaatgttaaaaaaaattttttttctgagatATGTTTGACCTTTTCCAGTAGCTACCTTTTTGGAAGTTGAAGGCTAAAACAGGTCTTTGAAATGATTGAACCCATATTCTAcgttttttcattattttaaatcgttttcgAAGTATAGACGGTGAGAAAAGACTTTATAGACATCCTGTATGTACCAATTTGTTATGAAATTCCttttaaatgtgtatttttgatttttttttttagtctagTTCGTCTGCATACAAATATTAACAATTCGTTGGGACGCcttgaaaaatttatctttcaaGAATGGAAATTTAATAATCCGCGTTTTCTGCAGTTGCATGAATCATTATCACCAGaagatcaaaaattatttacacttGACATTAGACCGTTAGTCTGGAAAGACTACTTTATAGATTTGGTACAAGGTGTCAGAATGTATCTTCATAACGAATCTCCGAAATCTTTACCAAAAGCACGTTCCAAAGATAAAATGTAAGTATAATGTATTTGTCGAGCATATGATTTCTTAGTCAACATTAATGATTATACAGgcacacaataaaaattaatgtttaattcgtTTAGGCGTTTAGGCTACGGTATTCTTATGTGTTTTGACGCTTTGCAACCGAATACGATATCTAAATTGttctgtcaattttttttattgaccaAAAATAGGTcatttttgtagtattttgaaAGCCATTTACCACCTAATTTGTAATATGCAAGCTGGTAGATTAAAAATGTCTGTATTGCATATTTGAATTCTTTATACAAAGTACTAATAACGAATTATTAGAGGATCCATTATTTCCCTGCATATTTACATGCTTGTAAGTAGTTGTACGTGTAAAAATGTATCTGAACATCTTTTACGCTATCCTATGAATTCAAAATACGTAAGAATATTATGTCTTAATTTTCGGatcaaacattaaattattttgtgtgcTTGCGCTATTAATTGTCACTgacaattgtatttatattccAGACTTATGATCGCTCATTTGGGCTTACAAGCTACTCTGTTGGGTTTGATCTGGTGGCtagttaaagttttatttgcCACAACATGGACAAAAACTGGCTTAATTGTTCCAATAACATACTTGCTTttcaatcaaatataaatataatactatatttaAGTCTGTcaatttgataatttgtaaatgtaatgtaatatttttgaatgcTTTTCTTATATTCGTACATAGAATATTTATacagaaaattgatttttatac contains:
- the LOC105196424 gene encoding putative fatty acyl-CoA reductase CG8306 — its product is MASHITDFYNGKSIFITGGTGFVGVCLIEKLLRSCPGVKSIYLLIRPKKGKQIAERLEELTKNSVFNRMKEEKQTDLFKKLIAVAGDVGEENLGLSSQDRATLINTIEVVFHSAATLDFEADLKTTTNINLLGTRRLVQLCQEIKNFKALVHVSSAYVNSVLHDVDEIVYPAPADVNSFLKLVDTLDDAALIAKTPEILKDHPNPYTFTKHLAEHEVVNGGLPTTIIRPSMIIGSWKEPVPGWTISKNGPQGFLLGASKGIVRRLPVAKNLVYDYIPVDIVVNSIIVAAYNIDRSSDKGLQVYHCTSSTCQPFKWEYVENNINNYLHKYPLRSAVWYPYLKFLPSLFLFKISAIFVHFIPAYILDAITRLCGGRPILVRLHTNINNSLGRLEKFIFQEWKFNNPRFLQLHESLSPEDQKLFTLDIRPLVWKDYFIDLVQGVRMYLHNESPKSLPKARSKDKILMIAHLGLQATLLGLIWWLVKVLFATTWTKTGLIVPITYLLFNQI